From a single Thermothielavioides terrestris NRRL 8126 chromosome 3, complete sequence genomic region:
- a CDS encoding histone acetyltransferase-like protein (102]Contains conserved domain: COG5027, SAS2, Histone acetyltransferase (MYST family)), with the protein MPAHLKRKRPHGGSEPRAAVTATTPPVPAVPRRATRQSSVPPLPAPPDPEPRRRRRRLAAANGQPDENPQYPRSPRGKENMPVHSVHPDPRRQQQRQEEQLVQLPEQQQPLKPMTRSARHNISVVSGLEAPPARRPQSANANRATSGRTPPPASAVPAPAPDVPSWTTPMAVKPLRGRQGSRRARIDPLRQQSVSVGRNKPIIMTTSLAPSAQTSTATSNASPNRGARGAESAGQTDRNIDKVVLGDICFRAWYPSYYGKEVLGDISGSSTKGGKESRTGTNGVSSLHDETKDTTGGERPHGRRDRDHHPPMLDRLYVCPSCFKYSKELVTWWEHVRWCERHGHIPGEKIYTHPKGKRTVLVPSEPPPKQWRGKRGNVGHRMVEEVVQDEGEWSIWEVDGEKDVLFCQNLSLFAKLFLDNKSVFFDVTGFNYFLLVYTPPAPPTDPNADVAETVPPRSQIVGFFSKEKISWDNNNLACILIFPPWQRKGLGSLLMGVSYEISRREGLLGGPEKPISDLGKRGYKRFWAGEIARWILSLEPQQQPPQQDPSSLSSPSSSGSAAEVVTDIQACSQATWIAPEDCLLVLREMGVAEDAGRGPPSRRTDDDAAPTTTADTAVTHTNNKATGSSSNTTNHHISNGPGPAAGAATATTGAAEAAAAPAGAAAGDQVQRVRISQAAVRAWVAANRISLERTCDPAGFVDGYAVKKKSAAASEEPA; encoded by the exons ATGCCGGCTCATCTGAAGCGGAAACGGCCCCACGGCGGATCGGAACCTCGCGCCGCGGTCACAGCCACGACACCGCCCGTCCCCGCAGTACCGCGCCGAGCGACGCGTCAGAGCTCGGTCCCCCCGCTCCCAGCTCCGCCAGACCCCgaaccgcgccgccgccgccgccgcctcgctgctGCCAATGGCCAGCCCGACGAGAACCCGCAGTATCCCCGTTCTCCGCGCGGGAAGGAGAACATGCCCGTGCACTCAGTGCATCCGGATCCCcggcgacagcagcagcggcaggaggAGCAACTCGTCCAGCTtccagagcagcagcagccattGAAGCCCATGACTCGTTCGGCCCGCCACAACATTAGCGTTGTCTCGGGCCTGGAAGCTCCCCCCGCACGCCGCCCTCAAAGCGCCAATGCCAACCGTGCCACATCAGGCCGTACCCCGCCTCCAGCGTCTGCCGTCCCTGCACCAGCCCCGGATGTGCCCTCCTGGACAACGCCGATGGCCGTCAAGCCACTGCGAGGGAGGCAGGGGAGCCGCCGGGCTAGGATCGATCCACTACGCCAGCAGTCGGTGTCGGTGGGGCGCAATAAGCCGATAATTATGACGACGTCGCTCGCCCCGTCGGCTCAAACCTCCACGGCCACGAGCAACGCCTCGCCCAACCGAGGGGCTAGGGGAGCCGAAAGTGCCGGCCAAACGGATCGTAACATCGATAAGGTCGTGCTTGGCGACATCTGCTTTCGCGCTTGGTACCCGTCGTACTACGGCAAGGAGGTGCTGGGCGACATctcgggcagcagcaccaaAGGAGGCAAAGAGAGCAGGACCGGAACCAACGGTGTATCATCACTCCACGACGAAACAAAAGACACCACAGGCGGTGAGCGGCCACACGGGCGGCGCGACCGCGACCATCATCCGCCCATGCTCGACAGGCTTTATGTTTGCCCCTCATGCTTCAAGTACTCCAAAGAGCTCGTCACATGGTGGGAGCACGTTCGCTGGTGTGAGCGGCATGGCCACATACCGGGCGAAAAGATTTACACGCATCCGAAAGGGAAGCGGACAGTGCTGGTGCCGTCAGAACCTCCGCCGAAGCAGTGGAGGGGAAAGCGAGGCAACGTGGGGCATAGGATGGTTGAGGAGGTAGTGCAGGACGAGGGCGAATGGAGCATCTGGGAAGTGGACGGCGAGAAGGATGTG CTCTTCTGCCAGAACCTCTCGCTCTTTGCCAAGCTCTTTCTCGACAACAAGTCCGTCTTCTTCGACGTGACCGGTTTCAACTACTTCCTCCTCGTTTACACGCCACCCGCGCCTCCAACCGACCCCAATGCGGACGTCGCCGAGACCGTCCCACCGCGCAGCCAAATCGTCGGCTTCTTCTCCAAAGAGAAGATCTCCTGGGACAACAACAACCTGGCCTGCATCCTCATCTTCCCGCCCTGGCAGCGCAAGGGGCTAGGCTCTCTCCTCATGGGCGTCTCGTACGAGATCTCCCGCCGCgagggcctgctcggcgggcCCGAGAAGCCCATCTCGGACCTAGGCAAACGCGGCTACAAGCGCTTCTGGGCCGGCGAAATCGCCCGCTGGATCCTCAGCCTCgaaccgcagcagcaaccgccGCAGCAGGACCCGTCATCCTTGTCCTCGCCGTCatccagcggcagcgccgccgaagtGGTGACCGACATCCAAGCCTGCAGCCAAGCGACGTGGATCGCGCCCGAGGACTGCCTCCTCGTGCTCCGCGAGATGGGCGTGGCGGAAGATGCCGGCCGGggcccgccgtcgcggcgcaCCGACGACGATGCAGCTCCCACTACCACCGCCGACACCGCCGTGACCCATACCAACAACAAAgccaccggcagcagcagcaataCCACTAACCATCACATTAGCAACGGCCcgggccccgccgccggcgcagcaacagcaacaacaggcGCAGcggaagctgctgctgctcctgcgggggcggcagcgggggACCAGGTGCAGCGGGTGCGCATCTCccaggcggcggtgcgggcgTGGGTGGCGGCCAACAGGATCAGCCTGGAGCGGACCTGCGATCCGGCCGGGTTTGTGGACGGATACGCCGTCAAGAAGAagagcgccgcggcgtcggAGGAGCCGGCTTGA